A genomic stretch from Lathyrus oleraceus cultivar Zhongwan6 chromosome 2, CAAS_Psat_ZW6_1.0, whole genome shotgun sequence includes:
- the LOC127120344 gene encoding protein MAIN-LIKE 2-like: protein MFVVSFLKVQYNNFLYCLFLKDPKKFRQRSHPMPYPDPWCVPYIERAGFGHVMHVVNATIDAKFILALCERWRPETHTFHLPTGECTVTLEDVYMLLGLRIDGKPVTGNVQQPNQICVEMLGVDLVEGEGSAKARGQGIKLSSLQLYHDSITLTEESSEQEKVIKTRVYIMLLFGNLLFPEGTGNSINFMYLSLLGDIDRISTYSWGSAVLAFLYSSLCKNAQNEHCTFSGCSFLLQTWGWWRLPRLAPENPNDYSFPYATRFITTGLDYSLTPKNKIIFYRQLLDRLRAQDFIWRPYLGLEHQPNPEDAAVWTAKTAIMRFTTVEMHQSDRVKLQFGMHQDIPGPQCPWNLGI from the exons atgtttgtagttagttttttaaaagtccaatataataattttttatattgtttgtttttaaaggatcccaagaaatttcgtcaacgttcacacccaatgccttatccagacccatggtgcgtaccttacatagagcgtgcgggtttcggtcatgtaatgcatgtcgtaaatgccaccattgatgccaaattcattttggctctgtgtgaacgttggagacctgagacacacacctttcacctaccaactggtgaatgtaccgtcacattagaggacgtgtacatgcttttaggtcttagaatagatggtaagcctgtcaccggaaatgttcaacagcctaaccaaatatgtgttgaaatgttgggggtagatctggtcgagggtgaggggtctgccaaagcaaggggtcagggtattaaattatctagcctacaattgtaccacgactccataactttgactgaggaatcctccgaacaagaaaaagtcataaaaacccgggtttacattatgctattgtttgggaacttgctatttcccgaagggacgggaaatagcataaattttatgtacttgagtttgctcggggacattgatagaataagcacatatagttggggttctgcagtattagcattcctatatagctctttgtgtaaaaatgcacaaaatgagcactgtacattttctggatgttCTTTTTTGCTtcaaacatgggggtggtggagattgccgaggctagccccagaaaatcctaatgactactccttcccctacgcaactag gttcattacaaccggactggattacagtcttacccccaaaaataaaattatattttatcgtcaactgttggatcgtctccgagcacaggat tttatttggaggccatatttgggattggaacatcaaccaaaccccgaagatgcagctgtttggacagcaaaaacggccataatgcggttcaccactgtggagatgcaccaaagtgaccgtgtcaagcttcaattcggaatgcatcaagacATCCCAGGCCCCCAATGTCcatggaaccttggcatctaa